From Brassica oleracea var. oleracea cultivar TO1000 chromosome C3, BOL, whole genome shotgun sequence, a single genomic window includes:
- the LOC106328780 gene encoding thioredoxin H9-like → MGSCVSKCKEDDDSIHNVDFSGGNVHLITTKESWDEKLAEAGRDGKIVIANFSATWCGPCKVVAPFYIELSEKHPSIMFLVVDVDELSDFSSSWDIKATPTFFFLKNGQQIGKLVGANKPELQKKVTSILDSVPENPQRP, encoded by the exons ATGGGAAGCTGTGTCTCTAAG TGCAAAGAAGACGATGATTCAATCCACAACGTTGATTTTTCCGGTGGCAACGTTCATCTGATCACAACAAAAGAGAGCTGGGACGAGAAACTAGCTGAAGCTGGTCGTGATGGCAAAATT GTGATTGCAAACTTCAGCGCGACTTGGTGTGGTCCTTGTAAGGTCGTGGCACCGTTTTACATCGAGCTCTCTGAGAAACATCCTTCTATTATGTTCCTTGTTGTTGATGTTGATGAACTCAGC GATTTTAGCTCATCATGGGACATAAAGGCAACACCAACATTCTTTTTTCTAAAGAATGGTCAGCAAATAGGCAAGCTTGTCGGGGCTAACAAGCCTGAGCTACAGAAGAAGGTTACTTCCATCCTTGACTCTGTACCTGAAAATCCACAACGGCCTTGA
- the LOC106335140 gene encoding sialidase-like — MNRNLRESVSGGRNTPAAISQFRRGNSQNGCFSRDSDENLDLFSKIRRSFPLSSSDHLPDVSAKLGRLSVGSKPTPKGKGGDDLLSSAEVGKNDYDWLLTPPGTPLGNDSHSYLAPPKVTSSARASSASKTSRLSVSQSETSYHPSRPARSSSLTRPSISNSGRSPSSILNTSSASVSSYIRPSSPSSRSSSSARTPTPTRTTSLSRASTPSRIRPVSSTLSLDKARPSLGSRPSTPTSRTQSNSPNIVSSRPNSRPSTPTRRNTSAPATNGRTAPSLSRPSSPGPSRVRTTTTTNTQQPIVLPDFSLDAPPNLRTTLPGRPISAGRSRPVAAKASPEPKGSMTRRNSSPVVTRGRLIESQGKGRLSGNGQQHNTDAPEPRRISNVSEVTSRRTLKTSSTVMDNNNNGLGRSLSKSSLDMAIKHMDIRNGKSNGCAISSTTLFPQSIRQASSKIQPIRSVNSHSDSISSNSAENGNEANEGRRLMGKLSDRDMYESSRYDALLLKEDVKNTNWLHSIDDRSSEHGLMFDNGGFELLPEPFAPL, encoded by the exons ATGAACAGGAATCTCAGAGAGTCTGTTAGCGGTGGGAGGAATACTCCGGCGGCGATCTCACAGTTTCGCAGAGGCAATTCTCAAAACGGTTGCTTCTCTAGAGATTCCGATGAGAATCTTGATCTCTTCTCTAAGATCCGTCGCTCTTTCCCCTTGTCTTCCTCCGACCATTTACCCGATG TTTCTGCGAAACTCGGGAGGCTCTCTGTCGGATCCAAACCAACTCCTAAAGGCAAAGGTGGTGATGATCTCTTGTCTTCAGCTGAAGTAGGCAAAAATGATTATGACTG GCTTCTTACTCCTCCTGGTACACCTCTTGGGAACGATTCTCATTCATATTTGGCACCTCCAAAGGTTACATCTTCCGCTAGAGCTAGTTCTGCTTCAAAGACATCAAGG CTTTCGGTTTCACAGTCAGAGACCAGTTACCATCCCTCACGTCCTGCTAGAAGTAGCTCACTGACTCGCCCATCCATTTCTAACTCAGGCCGTTCACCATCATCCATCCTGAACACTAGCTCAGCTTCAGTCTCATCCTACATCAGACCATCATCCCCTAGCTCCCGTTCCTCATCTTCAGCTAGAACTCCCACTCCCACTCGTACTACTTCCCTCTCACGTGCCTCAACTCCATCCAGAATCCGTCCAGTGTCATCCACTTTATCTCTGGACAAGGCCAGACCCTCCCTAGGCTCAAGACCATCTACTCCAACTTCTAGAACACAGTCAAACTCACCAAACATAGTTTCTTCCAGACCAAACTCTCGTCCTTCAACCCCTACGCGTCGAAACACATCCGCCCCGGCAACAAACGGTCGTACCGCACCTTCACTATCTAGGCCAAGCTCTCCTGGACCATCTAGAGTTCGAACCACCACCACCACCAACACACAACAGCCAATTGTGCTACCAGACTTCTCTCTTGATGCACCACCTAATCTCAGAACAACTCTCCCGGGGAGACCAATATCAGCTGGTAGGTCTAGGCCAGTTGCAGCAAAGGCAAGTCCAGAACCCAAAGGTTCCATGACTAGAAGGAACTCATCTCCTGTTGTGACTAGAGGAAGACTCATAGAGAGCCAAGGAAAAGGCCGTTTGAGTGGTAATGGACAGCAACATAATACAGATGCACCAGAGCCGAGAAGGATTTCAAATGTTTCAGAGGTAACTTCACGGAGAACACTGAAGACTTCTTCAACTGTGATGGACAACAATAACAACGGGCTTGGAAGGTCATTATCAAAAAGTTCACTTGATATGGCCATTAAGCACATG GACATAAGAAACGGGAAGAGTAACGGTTGCGCAATATCAAGCACGACGTTATTCCCTCAGAGTATCAGACAAGCCTCGTCCAAGATACAGCCAATCCGTTCAGTGAATAGCCACTCGGATTCAATCAGCAGCAACAGCGCAGAGAACGGGAACGAAGCAAACGAGGGAAGAAGACTGATGGGGAAGTTGAGCGACAGGGACATGTATGAGAGCTCAAGGTATGACGCGTTGCTGCTGAAAGAAGACGTCAAGAACACAAACTGGTTGCATAGCATCGATGATAGGTCGTCAGAACATGGACTTATGTTTGATAATGGAGGTTTCGAGCTGCTCCCTGAGCCTTTTGCCCCACTATAA
- the LOC106328690 gene encoding ubiquitin-conjugating enzyme E2 11, which translates to MASKRILKELKDLQKDPPSNCSAGPVAEDMFHWQATIMGPPDSPYAGGVFLVSIHFPPDYPFKPPKVSFKTRVYHPNINSNGSICLDILKEQWSPALTISKVLLSICSLLTDPNPDDPLVPEIAHMYKTDKSKYESTARSWTQKYAMG; encoded by the exons ATGGCGTCGAAGAGGATTCTGAAAGAGCTTAAGGATTTGCAGAAGGATCCTCCTTCTAACTGCAGCGCAG GTCCTGTGGCTGAGGACATGTTCCATTGGCAAGCAACTATCATGGGACCTCCTGACAGTCCCTATGCAGGAGGAGTCTTTTTGGTTTCCATTCACTTTCCTCCGGATTATCCCTTCAAGCCACCAAAG GTGTCTTTCAAGACAAGGGTTTACCACCCAAACATCAACAGCAACGGAAGCATTTGCCTTGATATCCTGAAAGAACAGTGGAGCCCTGCTCTTACCATCTCCAAG GTTTTGTTGTCGATTTGCTCATTGCTGACTGACCCGAACCCAGACGATCCACTCGTGCCAGAGATTGCTCACATGTACAAGACGGATAAGTCCAAGTACGAGTCAACTGCACGAAGCTGGACACAGAAGTACGCCATGGGATGA
- the LOC106328781 gene encoding non-specific lipid-transfer protein 6-like: MRSLFLLALFLVLAFHHGEAAVTCNNVVGDLYPCLSYVMQGGNAPSTNCCNGVRTLNSQAQTTADRQSVCRCIKNAIGGASYSSSNLNNALSLPAKCGVNLPFSISPSTNCNSIH; encoded by the exons ATGAGATCTCTCTTCTTACTAGCCTTGTTCCTAGTTCTTGCTTTTCACCATGGTGAAGCAGCCGTGACTTGCAACAACGTGGTTGGTGATCTTTACCCTTGCCTCTCCTACGTGATGCAAGGCGGAAACGCTCCATCAACTAACTGCTGCAACGGTGTCAGAACGCTCAACAGTCAGGCTCAAACCACTGCGGATCGTCAGAGTGTTTGTCGTTGCATCAAAAATGCTATTGGAGGAGCCTCTTACTCTTCAAGCAACCTTAACAATGCTCTGTCTTTGCCTGCTAAGTGTGGTGTTAATCTCCCTTTCAGTATCAGCCCTTCCACCAACTGCAACAG TATCCACTGA